One Chryseobacterium sp. StRB126 genomic region harbors:
- a CDS encoding transposase, with product MEESDLRSFNTLKRTIMVHYNDILNYFNNRSTNAAAESFNAKIKNFRLQLRGVTDKTFFLFRLTKLFA from the coding sequence GTGGAAGAATCAGATTTACGATCATTTAATACGTTAAAAAGAACCATCATGGTACATTACAACGACATTCTCAATTATTTTAACAACAGAAGTACCAATGCTGCTGCAGAATCTTTCAATGCGAAAATCAAAAACTTCAGATTGCAGCTTCGTGGAGTAACAGACAAAACTTTCTTTCTATTCAGATTAACAAAACTTTTTGCTTAG
- the rseP gene encoding RIP metalloprotease RseP, whose amino-acid sequence MEIAIKLFQFILSISILVVLHELGHFLPAKWFKTRAEKFFLFFDPYFSIFSMKKVNGKWRYKFLSQNLPDTEVIEVNGKKEEVPIDISKLSDDDWRKYPEQTKYGIGWLPFGGYVKIAGMVDESMDTAQMKKPAESWEFRSKPAWQRLIIMLGGVTVNFFLAWIIFSALVGKNGETIFDADKINTPLHYTAAAKKMGFQDGDKILKVDGKVQKDFKKLALDVLLSDEITVSRNGKEVTFPTSDDGKVMAFHDPEPRSFLTPRMSPIIDTIVSQSTMDAGLKLGDKIVAINGKPVSYYDEVKPLVVPNAGKVVDFQVSRNNQLTDLKIPVSKEGTIGILSFKEAEKFMVHSEYGFFGSIKRGFTLTIESLTYQIKQFKLIFNKKIQGYKKVGGPLAIVKNMPVSKDAQGGVSIDWTAFWGFTAMFSVWLAFLNLIPIPGLDGGHVIFTLYEMIVGKPVPQKVLENAQMVGVIFLLGLMALIFGSDIIKAITGTL is encoded by the coding sequence ATGGAAATAGCAATCAAACTCTTCCAGTTCATTCTGAGTATCTCTATACTTGTAGTTCTTCATGAGCTTGGGCACTTCTTACCGGCAAAATGGTTCAAGACCAGAGCAGAGAAATTCTTCCTGTTTTTTGATCCTTACTTCTCCATATTCTCTATGAAGAAAGTTAACGGAAAATGGAGGTATAAATTCTTATCTCAGAATCTGCCAGATACTGAAGTGATAGAGGTAAACGGAAAAAAGGAAGAAGTTCCTATCGATATATCAAAACTTTCTGACGACGATTGGAGAAAATATCCGGAGCAAACCAAATACGGGATCGGATGGCTTCCTTTTGGAGGTTATGTGAAAATTGCCGGAATGGTAGATGAAAGTATGGATACAGCCCAAATGAAAAAACCGGCTGAATCCTGGGAATTCAGGTCTAAACCAGCATGGCAGAGACTGATCATCATGTTGGGTGGGGTTACCGTAAACTTCTTCTTGGCATGGATTATATTCTCAGCTTTAGTTGGAAAAAACGGAGAGACCATTTTTGATGCAGATAAAATCAATACACCGCTTCATTATACTGCTGCAGCTAAGAAAATGGGCTTCCAGGATGGAGATAAAATATTGAAGGTAGACGGAAAAGTTCAGAAAGATTTCAAAAAACTGGCATTAGACGTTTTATTAAGCGACGAAATAACAGTTTCCAGAAATGGAAAAGAAGTTACTTTCCCAACCAGCGATGACGGAAAGGTAATGGCATTTCATGATCCGGAGCCAAGATCATTCCTGACACCAAGAATGTCTCCTATTATTGATACTATTGTTAGTCAATCCACAATGGATGCAGGTTTAAAATTAGGGGATAAAATTGTTGCCATCAATGGGAAACCTGTTTCTTATTATGATGAAGTAAAACCTTTAGTTGTTCCTAATGCAGGAAAAGTAGTAGATTTCCAAGTATCAAGAAACAATCAGCTTACAGATCTTAAAATCCCGGTATCTAAAGAAGGAACCATTGGAATTCTTTCTTTCAAGGAAGCAGAGAAATTTATGGTTCATAGCGAATATGGCTTCTTTGGCTCTATAAAAAGAGGATTTACATTAACTATTGAGAGCTTAACCTATCAGATTAAGCAGTTCAAATTAATCTTTAACAAGAAAATCCAGGGGTATAAAAAAGTAGGTGGTCCGCTTGCTATTGTAAAGAACATGCCGGTAAGTAAGGATGCCCAAGGAGGTGTTTCTATTGACTGGACTGCATTCTGGGGCTTTACAGCAATGTTCTCTGTATGGCTGGCATTCCTTAACCTTATTCCTATTCCTGGACTTGATGGTGGCCATGTTATATTTACACTATACGAGATGATTGTAGGAAAACCCGTTCCTCAAAAAGTATTGGAAAATGCCCAAATGGTGGGAGTTATCTTCCTTTTAGGATTAATGGCTCTTATTTTTGGAAGCGACATTATTAAAGCCATTACAGGAACTTTATAA
- a CDS encoding thioredoxin family protein produces MSQKFQEIINSERPVLIDFFATWCQPCKVQSSVLTTVKENIGEGARIIKVDVDQYPAIAAQYGVRGVPTLAVFKNGELLWKESGVHDVNTLTQLLQQYI; encoded by the coding sequence ATGTCACAAAAATTTCAGGAAATCATCAATTCCGAAAGACCGGTACTTATTGACTTTTTTGCCACGTGGTGCCAGCCTTGCAAGGTTCAGTCTTCGGTTTTAACCACGGTAAAAGAAAATATAGGCGAAGGAGCCAGAATCATCAAAGTAGATGTAGACCAATACCCTGCTATCGCAGCACAATACGGAGTAAGAGGAGTACCTACTTTAGCTGTTTTTAAAAATGGAGAACTTCTTTGGAAAGAAAGCGGAGTGCATGATGTAAATACATTAACGCAACTTCTGCAACAATATATATAA
- a CDS encoding T9SS type A sorting domain-containing protein — MRIQLFIVLMSLSLSKAHGQSQYLDSNFNDAGFLQTDYKSKSYDELSNIKLSNNALYAFGRVAIEDYKYYESGVGVLKHNFTSGLNSTFGNQGKAHYYFDSYHYTSASKDVYAYADGSFLILSELGLTKIDQNGILDPNFAFHGNQEFEYGQKTYTKLLVLPDHKIYVFGQNGDDLYIEKYNSDGFFDFSFGNQGTLTINIGSLDIINDAKLLNDGKILITGYSQKQVNNNSSGNTRYNFIKKINQDGTLDPSFNYDDIPSMYDNPGYFKKMLVDDSNTYAYIINKVTECNQRVLKINLQTLTASNVFVNPIGAPWLCSNLTPKYIINDIVLDGNKIYIAGTEKIGADNTMWVTRYSLDGVMDTTFANLGKFNYFTYSGNPNSPSDDIVNLESILLAPDGSLYGGGRLNNDFLVFKILKTLTLDVNESKSNKTNILNVYPNPVKDLLFAENKNLTGIIQVSVYDMSEKLVKKQSSDSRNAKVSTDLSDLMLGNYVIKYEAKDFSQSVRIIKK; from the coding sequence ATGAGAATACAATTATTTATTGTGCTTATGTCGCTATCCCTATCAAAAGCGCATGGGCAGAGTCAGTATCTAGACTCAAATTTTAACGATGCCGGTTTTTTGCAAACCGATTATAAATCTAAAAGTTACGATGAACTTTCCAATATTAAGCTTTCTAACAATGCCCTGTATGCATTCGGGAGAGTGGCAATAGAAGATTACAAGTACTATGAAAGTGGTGTGGGAGTTCTGAAACATAATTTTACTTCTGGGTTGAATTCTACATTTGGAAATCAGGGAAAAGCCCATTATTATTTTGATTCTTATCATTACACTAGTGCAAGCAAAGATGTCTACGCCTATGCCGATGGATCATTTTTGATTCTATCTGAATTAGGATTAACTAAAATAGATCAAAATGGAATTTTAGATCCCAATTTTGCTTTTCATGGAAATCAGGAATTTGAATACGGTCAAAAAACATACACGAAGTTATTGGTTTTACCAGACCATAAAATTTATGTTTTCGGACAGAATGGAGATGACCTTTATATTGAAAAATACAATTCAGATGGGTTTTTTGATTTTTCGTTCGGTAATCAAGGAACCCTCACTATAAATATAGGTTCACTTGATATTATTAATGATGCTAAGCTTTTGAATGATGGTAAAATTCTGATTACAGGATACAGCCAAAAGCAGGTTAATAATAACTCTTCAGGAAATACAAGGTACAATTTTATAAAAAAGATCAATCAAGATGGCACACTTGATCCTAGTTTCAATTATGATGATATTCCAAGTATGTATGATAATCCGGGATATTTCAAAAAAATGCTCGTAGATGATTCCAATACCTATGCTTATATTATTAATAAGGTCACGGAATGTAATCAAAGAGTTTTAAAAATTAACTTACAGACATTGACTGCCTCCAACGTTTTTGTAAACCCAATCGGAGCTCCATGGTTGTGCAGTAATCTAACTCCTAAGTATATTATTAATGATATTGTTCTTGATGGAAATAAGATATACATTGCCGGAACTGAAAAAATAGGTGCAGATAATACGATGTGGGTCACTCGTTATAGTCTTGATGGAGTGATGGATACAACGTTTGCTAATCTGGGGAAGTTCAATTATTTTACTTATTCAGGAAACCCGAACTCTCCTTCAGATGATATTGTGAATCTGGAAAGTATATTGTTGGCTCCAGACGGAAGCCTTTATGGCGGAGGACGATTAAATAATGATTTTCTGGTTTTTAAAATTTTAAAAACACTTACGCTGGATGTAAATGAATCAAAATCTAATAAAACCAACATTCTTAATGTGTATCCTAATCCTGTAAAAGATCTTTTGTTTGCTGAGAATAAGAATCTTACAGGGATTATTCAGGTCTCAGTGTATGATATGTCCGAAAAACTGGTGAAAAAACAAAGTTCCGATTCTCGCAATGCTAAAGTGTCAACTGATCTTTCTGATCTGATGTTAGGAAATTACGTAATAAAGTATGAAGCTAAAGACTTTTCTCAGTCTGTAAGGATTATAAAAAAATAA
- a CDS encoding transposase, translating to MTKLAHWFREVEESDLRSFNMLKKTFMVHYNDILNYFNSRSTHASAESFNVKVKNFRLQFRGVKDKTFFLFRLTQLLELIPKKGLEDANFLRK from the coding sequence ATGACCAAGCTTGCTCATTGGTTCAGAGAAGTGGAAGAATCAGATTTACGATCATTTAATATGTTAAAAAAAACCTTCATGGTACATTACAACGACATTCTCAATTATTTTAACAGCAGAAGCACCCATGCTTCTGCTGAGTCTTTCAATGTTAAAGTTAAAAACTTCAGATTGCAGTTTCGAGGAGTAAAAGACAAAACTTTCTTTCTATTCAGATTAACTCAACTTTTGGAACTGATCCCAAAAAAAGGGCTTGAAGATGCTAATTTTTTACGTAAATAA
- a CDS encoding nitrilase family protein, with the protein MKIVGLNLDIIWKNKAENFKIIERELQNLEADLFLLPEMFSTGFCMDASEVSDRNGESLEFLKKISKEKNAAFCGSAPVEENGNFYNRMYFVQPNGEVTFYDKRHLFSFSGEDKVYTPGKKRVIVEYKGIRFLLQVCYDLRFPVFARNNDDYDAILYVANWPEKRVGAWEHLLKARAIENLSFVFGLNRIGTDGNNLFYQESSHCFFADGREISNKNENIASAELDMNVLKDFRTHFQFLNDRDHFSMDL; encoded by the coding sequence ATGAAGATTGTAGGGCTCAATTTGGATATCATCTGGAAAAATAAAGCTGAAAATTTTAAAATAATAGAACGGGAGCTTCAAAATCTTGAAGCAGATTTATTTCTGCTTCCTGAAATGTTTTCAACAGGCTTCTGTATGGATGCATCAGAAGTTTCTGACAGAAATGGAGAATCTCTGGAATTTTTGAAGAAGATTTCAAAAGAAAAAAATGCTGCATTCTGTGGAAGTGCACCAGTAGAGGAAAATGGTAATTTTTATAACAGGATGTATTTTGTACAGCCGAATGGAGAAGTTACTTTTTATGATAAAAGACACTTGTTTTCCTTTTCTGGAGAAGATAAAGTATATACTCCAGGTAAAAAGAGAGTTATTGTAGAGTATAAAGGAATCCGTTTTTTACTTCAGGTTTGCTATGATCTTCGTTTTCCTGTATTTGCAAGAAATAATGATGATTATGATGCCATTTTATATGTAGCGAATTGGCCCGAAAAGAGAGTTGGAGCCTGGGAGCATCTTTTAAAAGCCAGAGCCATTGAAAATCTTTCTTTTGTGTTTGGGCTTAACAGAATAGGAACAGATGGAAATAATCTGTTCTATCAGGAAAGTTCTCATTGTTTCTTTGCTGATGGAAGGGAAATTTCAAATAAGAATGAAAATATTGCATCAGCAGAGCTGGATATGAATGTACTGAAGGATTTCAGAACTCATTTCCAATTTTTAAATGACCGAGATCATTTTTCAATGGATTTATAA
- a CDS encoding MBL fold metallo-hydrolase, which yields MKIEQIYTGCLAQGAYYIVSENEAVIIDPLREVRPYLDRLEKDNVTLKYIFETHFHADFVSGHLDLSKKTDAPIVYGPTAAPEFEAIIAEDNQVFEIGKIKIKVLHTPGHTMESTTYLLIDENGKETAIFTGDTLFLGDVGRPDLAQKATNLTQEDLAGILYDSLQNKIMPLDDSITVYPAHGAGSACGKNMQKETVDILGNQKRTNYALNQPDKASFIREVLDGLTAPPKYFGMNVAMNKGGYESLDIVMDKGLQPVSPEDFEAMAEETGALILDTRGAADFHKGFVPNSVNIGLKGDFAPWVGTLIVDVKHPLLLIADEGTEEEVIIRLSRVGFDNVVGYLKGGFEAWKNAGKEIDEVKRITPAEFADQFTADAKIIDVRKLTEYSAEHIDNAYNRPLDSISDWARNLDDSEHFFLHCAGGYRSMIAASILNSHGIRNFTEIEGGFNGIKKTEKLPTTDFVCQSKTS from the coding sequence ATGAAAATTGAACAAATATATACGGGCTGTCTGGCTCAGGGTGCCTATTATATTGTATCAGAAAATGAAGCTGTCATTATTGATCCTTTAAGAGAGGTAAGGCCGTATCTGGATCGTCTGGAAAAAGACAATGTCACTTTAAAATATATTTTTGAAACTCACTTCCATGCTGATTTTGTGTCAGGGCACTTAGACCTAAGCAAAAAAACCGATGCTCCGATTGTATACGGGCCTACGGCAGCTCCTGAATTTGAAGCCATTATTGCTGAAGACAATCAGGTTTTTGAGATTGGAAAAATAAAAATAAAGGTACTTCATACTCCCGGACATACGATGGAGAGTACTACTTATCTTTTAATTGATGAAAATGGGAAGGAAACAGCCATCTTTACAGGGGATACTCTGTTTTTAGGAGACGTAGGAAGACCAGATCTTGCCCAGAAGGCTACGAACCTTACTCAGGAAGATCTTGCAGGAATTCTGTATGACAGTCTTCAAAACAAAATTATGCCGTTGGACGACAGTATCACTGTTTATCCGGCTCACGGAGCAGGCTCTGCTTGTGGAAAAAATATGCAGAAAGAAACAGTAGATATTCTGGGAAATCAAAAAAGAACGAACTATGCACTTAACCAACCGGATAAGGCCTCTTTCATCAGAGAAGTACTTGACGGGCTTACTGCACCTCCAAAATATTTCGGAATGAACGTAGCTATGAACAAAGGGGGTTATGAAAGTCTGGATATAGTGATGGATAAAGGATTGCAGCCTGTTTCCCCTGAAGATTTTGAAGCAATGGCAGAAGAAACAGGCGCTCTAATTCTTGATACAAGAGGAGCAGCAGATTTCCATAAAGGTTTTGTTCCTAATTCCGTTAATATTGGTTTAAAAGGCGATTTTGCGCCTTGGGTTGGAACCTTAATCGTAGATGTAAAGCATCCTTTATTATTGATAGCGGATGAAGGAACCGAAGAAGAAGTTATCATCAGATTAAGCCGAGTAGGGTTTGATAATGTGGTGGGCTACCTGAAAGGAGGTTTTGAAGCCTGGAAAAATGCAGGGAAAGAAATTGATGAAGTGAAAAGAATCACTCCAGCTGAGTTCGCAGATCAGTTCACAGCAGATGCAAAAATAATTGACGTTAGAAAACTAACAGAATATTCTGCAGAACATATTGACAATGCATACAACCGACCTTTGGACTCCATCAGTGATTGGGCCCGTAATCTTGATGACTCTGAACATTTCTTCCTACATTGCGCCGGCGGATATAGAAGTATGATTGCCGCAAGCATACTTAATTCACACGGAATCAGAAACTTCACTGAAATAGAAGGAGGATTTAACGGCATAAAAAAAACAGAAAAACTTCCGACAACGGACTTTGTATGTCAATCCAAAACATCATAA
- a CDS encoding rhodanese-like domain-containing protein, which produces MKLSFFGIALTSILALSSCKTTHSMKAPKANIKEVVTSSDVTLVDVRIPEQYAAGTAKNAINIPLAEIQNNIETLKGKKVVVFCNKGVQADQAMEILKKNGVEAYDGTSWKNVKGIQDEADKK; this is translated from the coding sequence ATGAAACTTAGTTTTTTTGGAATAGCTTTAACTTCTATTTTAGCACTAAGCAGCTGTAAAACAACGCATTCTATGAAGGCTCCCAAAGCTAACATTAAAGAAGTGGTAACCAGTTCAGATGTAACATTGGTAGATGTAAGAATTCCGGAACAATATGCTGCCGGAACAGCTAAAAATGCGATTAACATTCCATTGGCAGAAATTCAGAACAATATTGAAACCCTGAAGGGCAAAAAAGTAGTTGTTTTCTGTAATAAAGGAGTACAGGCAGATCAGGCAATGGAAATTTTAAAGAAAAACGGAGTGGAAGCCTACGATGGAACGAGTTGGAAAAATGTAAAAGGAATCCAGGACGAAGCAGATAAAAAGTAA
- a CDS encoding DUF6646 family protein, giving the protein MKKLVFMMMMFFFGITANAQAWTGKGDQKVQLGLSAWGYGTGITGTYDYGLNKLISVGAGLNGYFSNYKNNDKDNRVFVFGRLNFHLQEALSLPPKLDIYPGVDIGVVGKDFGIGAHIGARYFFTERIGVFAEVGNNGSLGVSFNL; this is encoded by the coding sequence ATGAAGAAATTGGTTTTTATGATGATGATGTTCTTTTTCGGAATCACGGCTAATGCTCAAGCATGGACTGGAAAGGGAGATCAAAAGGTTCAATTGGGACTTAGTGCCTGGGGATATGGAACCGGAATAACGGGAACTTACGACTACGGGTTGAATAAACTTATATCTGTGGGAGCCGGCCTTAACGGGTATTTCAGTAATTACAAGAACAATGATAAGGATAACCGGGTATTTGTTTTCGGAAGACTGAATTTCCACCTGCAGGAAGCTTTAAGCCTTCCACCCAAGTTGGATATTTATCCCGGTGTTGATATAGGAGTGGTTGGGAAAGACTTTGGAATAGGTGCTCACATTGGCGCTCGTTACTTCTTTACAGAAAGAATTGGTGTATTTGCAGAGGTGGGTAACAACGGCAGTCTTGGAGTTTCATTCAATTTATAA
- a CDS encoding transposase — protein sequence MVRNRSLVYKKRSKWSKVQRKRVDILFREYPDLEKAYQLSDDLRKIYNQSINLLL from the coding sequence CTGGTAAGAAACAGGTCTCTGGTTTATAAAAAGCGCAGTAAATGGAGTAAAGTTCAAAGGAAGAGAGTCGATATTCTTTTCAGGGAATATCCTGACCTTGAAAAAGCGTATCAGTTATCTGATGACTTAAGAAAAATTTATAATCAGTCTATTAATCTGTTGCTATAA
- a CDS encoding helicase HerA-like domain-containing protein, protein MADKAQFIEELNARYTPKGEHIILGKGMLDGEVVPEVNVTIPLKTINRHGLIAGATGTGKTKTLQVFAEQLSHQGIPSLVLDIKGDFSGIAEAGQMNSIIEERYAKTQLPYTPQGFPVELMSISGGKGIKLRATVTEFGPVLLSKILELNDTQQSIMSIVFKYCDDKGLPLIDLKDLKKVLQYVTDNAQGKAELAANYGSIAPASLGAILRSIVALEQQGAGDFFGELSFDVQDLLEIRDGKGVVNILRVSDIQNKPQLFSTFMLSLFAEIYMTFPEEGDSGKPKLVLFIDEAHLLFDEASKTLLSQIETMVKLIRSKGVGIYFITQIPGDVPESVLSQLGLKIQHALRGFTAKDKKEISKAVENYPTTEFYNASNLIQNLGIGEAFVTALDEKGIPTPLVHTYLISPESRMDVLSEAEITELTSSSAMVAKYEQAIDRESAYEMLTNRMEQAAQNPTANQRTKPVKEEPGMFEQVLQSQAGRTFTNTLMREGAKAILGMFGLGGRRR, encoded by the coding sequence ATGGCAGACAAAGCACAATTTATTGAAGAATTAAATGCTAGATACACTCCAAAAGGAGAACATATTATATTAGGAAAAGGAATGCTGGACGGAGAGGTGGTTCCGGAAGTGAATGTAACCATTCCTTTAAAAACAATTAACCGTCACGGGCTTATTGCCGGAGCAACGGGAACGGGAAAGACCAAGACTTTACAGGTATTTGCAGAGCAGCTTTCTCATCAAGGAATTCCGTCATTAGTTTTGGATATCAAAGGTGACTTTTCCGGAATTGCAGAAGCTGGTCAGATGAATTCCATCATTGAAGAAAGGTATGCAAAAACTCAGCTTCCTTATACCCCACAAGGGTTTCCTGTAGAATTGATGAGCATTTCCGGAGGAAAAGGAATAAAGCTAAGAGCTACCGTAACAGAATTCGGTCCTGTTTTATTAAGTAAAATTCTTGAGCTTAATGATACACAGCAAAGTATCATGTCTATTGTCTTTAAATATTGTGATGACAAAGGACTTCCTTTGATTGATCTTAAAGATTTAAAGAAAGTTCTTCAGTATGTAACAGATAACGCTCAGGGAAAAGCTGAACTTGCGGCCAATTATGGATCAATAGCACCGGCTTCATTGGGAGCTATTTTAAGATCTATTGTAGCATTGGAGCAGCAGGGAGCGGGAGACTTCTTTGGAGAGTTGAGTTTTGATGTTCAGGATTTGCTGGAAATCAGAGATGGAAAAGGAGTTGTTAATATTTTAAGAGTATCAGACATTCAGAATAAGCCACAGCTGTTTTCTACCTTTATGCTTTCTCTTTTTGCCGAAATCTATATGACTTTCCCCGAGGAAGGAGATAGTGGAAAACCAAAGTTGGTGCTGTTTATAGATGAAGCACATTTACTTTTTGATGAAGCTTCAAAAACACTTCTTTCACAGATTGAAACGATGGTAAAACTTATCCGATCAAAAGGGGTAGGGATTTATTTTATTACCCAGATTCCTGGTGATGTGCCGGAAAGCGTTTTATCTCAATTAGGATTAAAAATACAGCATGCTCTGAGAGGGTTTACAGCAAAAGATAAAAAAGAAATTTCCAAAGCTGTTGAAAATTATCCAACTACAGAGTTTTATAACGCTTCCAATCTGATTCAGAATTTAGGAATCGGTGAAGCATTTGTAACTGCTTTGGATGAAAAAGGGATTCCAACACCATTGGTTCATACTTATCTTATTTCTCCTGAGTCAAGAATGGATGTTCTGAGTGAGGCTGAAATTACAGAATTAACGTCCAGCTCAGCCATGGTAGCTAAATATGAACAGGCGATAGATAGAGAGTCTGCTTATGAAATGTTAACCAACAGAATGGAGCAGGCAGCTCAGAACCCAACAGCTAATCAAAGAACAAAACCGGTAAAGGAAGAACCGGGAATGTTTGAACAGGTATTGCAAAGCCAGGCGGGTAGAACCTTTACCAATACATTAATGCGGGAAGGCGCGAAAGCTATTCTTGGTATGTTTGGTTTGGGAGGTAGAAGAAGATAA